In a genomic window of Sulfuricurvum sp.:
- a CDS encoding transglutaminase-like cysteine peptidase — protein MSLKLVSICLLLGLHGSLWGGEFILSLSFFSALKTEKSKAIFKDYERFMNETAPKPLHVKLDAVNFYINAFVGSYDEQTYQTEDFWATRVEFLSVGQGDCEDYVIAKYETLKDFGVDAKHMGLCIVKERSSPFHHMVLLLWKDAKNQPLVLDNLSFKVLPLDVRVDLSVEQCMNEEGYFKLDAKAKPQAFQSHYVIKAYERVKQQTKREHLWQKP, from the coding sequence ATGAGCCTAAAACTCGTTTCTATCTGTCTGCTATTAGGCTTACATGGTAGCCTTTGGGGAGGGGAATTTATCCTCTCTCTTTCTTTTTTTAGCGCCTTGAAAACCGAAAAATCCAAAGCTATTTTTAAAGACTATGAGCGTTTCATGAATGAGACGGCTCCAAAACCTTTACATGTAAAGCTTGACGCGGTCAATTTTTACATTAATGCTTTTGTGGGTTCCTACGATGAACAGACCTATCAAACAGAAGATTTTTGGGCAACAAGAGTTGAGTTTTTAAGTGTGGGGCAGGGTGATTGCGAGGACTATGTCATAGCCAAATATGAGACATTGAAAGATTTTGGTGTTGATGCCAAACATATGGGATTGTGCATTGTCAAAGAGCGTTCATCCCCATTTCATCACATGGTTTTGTTACTATGGAAAGATGCTAAAAATCAGCCACTGGTGCTTGATAATCTTAGTTTTAAAGTGCTTCCTTTGGATGTCAGGGTTGATTTGTCGGTTGAACAATGCATGAATGAAGAGGGATACTTTAAGCTAGATGCAAAAGCCAAACCTCAAGCCTTTCAATCTCATTATGTCATTAAAGCCTATGAAAGAGTGAAGCAACAAACCAAGCGTGAGCATCTATGGCAAAAGCCTTAG
- a CDS encoding acyl-CoA dehydratase activase — translation MYWGVDIGSTYTKIVGIGSNGEITHTKVIPTIFNQDVIVGEYLSDKEVKMLVATGYGRYMLEESHQAPVISEIKAHAKGAYFFHNEAKTVIDLGGQDSKVIKMGDDGSFTDFRMNDKCAAGTGKFLEIAANRLGLDMQTFANAGFGADKELTISSMCAVFAESEVISLIAKKESLANICWGVHESIASRLASMARKFVVKKDEPIVFTGGGALNPFLHHMLELKLERKILIPAHPQLIGAVGAALSGYEVTR, via the coding sequence ATGTATTGGGGCGTGGATATCGGCTCGACCTACACCAAAATTGTAGGGATTGGAAGCAACGGGGAAATCACTCACACAAAGGTGATTCCCACCATTTTTAACCAAGATGTCATCGTGGGCGAGTATCTAAGCGATAAAGAAGTCAAGATGCTCGTTGCCACAGGTTACGGGCGTTATATGCTCGAAGAATCCCACCAAGCACCCGTTATTTCTGAGATAAAAGCCCATGCTAAGGGTGCTTACTTTTTTCACAACGAGGCTAAAACGGTCATTGACTTAGGCGGCCAAGACAGTAAAGTGATTAAAATGGGCGATGATGGAAGTTTTACCGATTTTCGTATGAACGATAAATGTGCTGCTGGAACGGGTAAATTTTTAGAAATCGCCGCCAATCGCTTGGGCTTAGATATGCAAACCTTTGCCAATGCAGGCTTTGGTGCCGATAAAGAACTGACCATATCAAGTATGTGCGCTGTCTTTGCAGAGTCTGAAGTCATTTCACTGATTGCTAAAAAAGAGAGTCTTGCTAACATTTGCTGGGGCGTACACGAATCCATCGCCTCGCGACTTGCTTCAATGGCACGTAAATTTGTAGTCAAAAAAGATGAACCCATCGTCTTTACCGGTGGCGGTGCACTCAATCCTTTTTTACACCATATGCTAGAGCTCAAACTGGAGCGAAAAATACTTATCCCCGCGCATCCACAACTCATTGGAGCCGTCGGTGCAGCACTTTCAGGATACGAAGTAACGCGGTGA
- a CDS encoding double-cubane-cluster-containing anaerobic reductase — protein sequence MGVEAHKDLLSSIGVDVERHAKMMGMGLDAYKAQFMSQPNRPKAMDYFDWFMSEIQGERIAEINKLRAEKKPAVGTFCIFVPEEIVIGAGGACYGLCGGSNATIADAETELPRNICPLIKSAHGFKLQKTCAYTQSSDFIYGETTCEAKKKAWEILNKHHPVHVMNIPHMKREKDLKMWQEEIKEFKEHIEEVTEQKLSLEEMIAGTKKVNAKRAALQRLDALRSLNPEVMPISGKDCLWITQVGFIDDIERYTQKVNELCDELEIRMQEKVSVFPSNTPRLMVLGTPFAPPNWKLHTAVENTGGCVINEESCIGHRYFKDNVDLEGISSEDEFYGRLMERYSKIDCACFTPNTGRIDKIVQMYKDRKADGVIYYTLSFCHTYNVESHLVTEAMAKEGIPCLVIESDYSPEDAGQIKTRVEAFLESITFKQKAQAFANR from the coding sequence ATGGGCGTAGAAGCACATAAAGATTTACTCAGTAGTATCGGTGTCGACGTTGAACGACACGCAAAAATGATGGGCATGGGATTGGATGCGTATAAAGCTCAGTTTATGTCTCAACCTAATCGTCCTAAAGCAATGGACTATTTTGATTGGTTTATGAGCGAAATTCAAGGTGAGCGAATCGCTGAAATTAACAAACTTCGTGCAGAAAAAAAACCTGCCGTTGGAACCTTTTGTATCTTTGTTCCTGAAGAAATTGTCATAGGTGCAGGAGGTGCGTGTTACGGTCTTTGCGGTGGCTCCAACGCTACCATAGCAGACGCGGAAACAGAACTTCCTCGTAACATCTGTCCACTCATCAAATCCGCGCACGGCTTTAAACTCCAAAAGACCTGTGCTTACACCCAATCCAGTGATTTTATCTACGGAGAAACCACCTGTGAAGCGAAGAAAAAAGCATGGGAAATTCTCAATAAACACCACCCCGTACATGTCATGAATATCCCTCACATGAAACGTGAGAAAGACCTCAAAATGTGGCAAGAAGAGATTAAAGAGTTTAAAGAACACATTGAAGAGGTAACGGAACAAAAACTAAGCTTGGAAGAGATGATAGCGGGAACAAAAAAAGTTAATGCCAAACGTGCCGCACTCCAACGCTTAGATGCACTTCGAAGTTTAAATCCTGAAGTGATGCCTATTAGCGGCAAAGACTGTCTGTGGATTACGCAAGTGGGTTTCATCGATGATATTGAGCGTTACACACAAAAAGTCAATGAATTGTGCGATGAACTAGAAATCCGTATGCAAGAGAAAGTAAGTGTTTTCCCCTCCAATACGCCTCGTTTGATGGTACTAGGAACACCTTTTGCGCCACCAAATTGGAAACTCCACACCGCGGTTGAAAATACCGGAGGCTGTGTTATCAATGAAGAATCATGCATCGGTCATCGTTACTTTAAAGACAATGTGGATTTAGAAGGTATTAGCAGTGAAGATGAATTCTACGGACGCTTGATGGAGCGTTACTCTAAAATTGACTGTGCTTGTTTTACCCCCAACACAGGAAGAATCGATAAAATCGTTCAGATGTACAAAGATAGAAAAGCCGATGGTGTTATCTATTATACGCTCTCCTTCTGCCACACCTACAATGTCGAATCCCATCTTGTCACCGAAGCTATGGCCAAAGAGGGAATTCCGTGTTTAGTCATCGAATCGGACTATTCACCTGAAGATGCGGGGCAGATTAAAACCCGTGTGGAAGCCTTTTTGGAGAGCATTACGTTTAAACAAAAAGCGCAAGCGTTTGCAAACCGATAA
- a CDS encoding undecaprenyl-diphosphate phosphatase translates to MDIVQSVIMGVVEGFTEFLPVSSTGHMIVLSDFLGIEQDSVTKAYEIIIQFAAILAVVLNYREKFSPQKIDLWMKLAVAFFPIGAVGFLFAKHIKELFSVPVVAVMFIVGGIVFLIAEYYYKPKEHFIDDVEKVTYKQALWIGIAQVFALIPGTSRAGATIIGAMMVGLTRKASAEFSFLLAFPVMCATTGYDIVKHHNEFAGSNLTVLLVGFVVSFGVAYLTIKLFLKFLEQFTFVSFGIYRIIFGAVLLMVYR, encoded by the coding sequence TTGGATATTGTACAATCAGTGATTATGGGTGTTGTTGAAGGTTTTACTGAGTTTTTACCTGTTTCATCAACAGGGCACATGATAGTATTGAGTGATTTTTTAGGCATTGAGCAAGATAGTGTGACAAAAGCATATGAAATTATCATTCAATTTGCAGCGATTTTAGCGGTAGTTTTAAACTATAGAGAAAAATTTTCACCCCAAAAGATTGATTTATGGATGAAGTTAGCAGTGGCATTTTTTCCTATTGGGGCAGTGGGCTTTCTTTTTGCTAAGCATATTAAAGAACTCTTTAGCGTTCCTGTTGTCGCGGTGATGTTTATTGTTGGTGGTATTGTTTTTTTGATTGCGGAGTATTACTATAAGCCAAAAGAGCATTTTATCGATGATGTGGAAAAAGTGACGTATAAACAAGCATTATGGATTGGTATCGCACAAGTGTTTGCACTGATTCCTGGCACCAGTCGCGCTGGAGCTACTATTATTGGAGCGATGATGGTGGGTTTGACCCGAAAAGCGAGTGCAGAGTTTTCATTTTTATTGGCATTTCCGGTGATGTGTGCAACCACGGGGTATGATATCGTAAAACATCACAACGAGTTTGCAGGAAGTAATTTGACAGTACTTTTGGTGGGCTTTGTGGTCTCTTTTGGTGTGGCTTATCTCACTATTAAACTCTTTTTGAAGTTTTTAGAGCAGTTTACCTTTGTCTCTTTTGGTATTTATAGGATTATATTTGGGGCAGTATTATTGATGGTTTATCGTTAG